One segment of Gammaproteobacteria bacterium DNA contains the following:
- the mog gene encoding molybdopterin adenylyltransferase: protein MSRTSARIGIVTVSDRASRGDYQDLGGPAIRDWLTRALTSPWEPLLRLVPDERPEIEAVLRDLCDRENCSLVVTTGGTGPAPRDVTPEATEVVIEKHLPGFGEQMRAVSLRHVPTAILSRQLAGIRGRSLIINLPGKPAAIAECLEAVFPAVPCCIDLIGGPFLTTDEAVVKAFRPKQT from the coding sequence ATGAGCCGGACGTCGGCCCGCATAGGCATCGTGACTGTGTCCGACCGCGCCAGCCGCGGCGACTACCAGGATCTCGGTGGACCGGCCATCCGCGACTGGTTGACGCGCGCACTGACCTCGCCGTGGGAGCCGCTGCTGCGACTGGTCCCGGATGAGCGTCCGGAGATCGAGGCCGTGCTGCGGGACCTCTGTGACCGGGAGAACTGCTCTCTGGTGGTGACCACGGGCGGTACCGGCCCGGCGCCGCGCGATGTCACGCCCGAGGCGACCGAGGTGGTGATCGAAAAGCACCTGCCGGGCTTCGGCGAACAGATGCGTGCCGTGTCGCTGCGACATGTGCCGACCGCCATCCTGTCGCGCCAGCTCGCCGGTATCCGTGGGCGTTCATTGATCATCAACCTGCCGGGCAAGCCCGCTGCCATCGCGGAATGTCTGGAGGCGGTGTTCCCGGCCGTGCCCTGTTGCATCGACCTCATCGGTGGCCCGTTCCTGACCACCGACGAGGCGGTGGTCAAGGCGTTCCGGCCGAAGCAGACGTAA
- the amrS gene encoding AmmeMemoRadiSam system radical SAM enzyme: MTNAWEAAAVVPTKYWHTLDDGRVQCDLCPRFCKLREGQRGLCFVRANQNAAIVLTTYGRSSGYCVDPIEKKPLNHFLPGTPVLSFGTAGCNLACKFCQNWDISTSREIDTLAAAASPEKIARVAAALGCRSIAYTYNDPVIFHEYAIDVAQACHERGIKSVAVTAGYVTAEPRKEFYRYMDAANVDLKGFTEDFYWKLSGGHLRPVLETLEYLRHETQVWFELTTLLIPGHNDSSDEIERMCRWVVEHLGPGVPMHFSAFHPDWKMSDVPPTPAATLARARHIALEQGVRYAYTGNVHDPGGQSTYCHQCGELLIARDGYVLGDWNLTPAGGCRRCGTPLAGVFEAVPGRWGARRQPVDMTHYA; this comes from the coding sequence ATGACGAACGCTTGGGAAGCCGCAGCGGTGGTTCCGACCAAGTACTGGCATACGCTCGACGACGGCCGGGTGCAGTGTGATCTGTGTCCGCGTTTCTGCAAGCTGCGCGAGGGGCAGCGCGGGCTGTGCTTCGTGCGTGCCAATCAGAACGCTGCCATCGTGTTGACCACCTATGGCCGTTCCAGCGGCTACTGCGTGGATCCCATCGAGAAAAAACCCTTGAATCATTTTCTCCCGGGCACGCCGGTACTGTCGTTCGGTACCGCAGGCTGTAATCTCGCCTGCAAGTTCTGTCAGAACTGGGACATCAGCACCTCACGTGAGATCGATACGCTGGCCGCTGCCGCCTCACCGGAGAAGATCGCGCGGGTCGCCGCCGCGCTCGGCTGCCGCAGCATCGCCTACACCTACAATGATCCGGTGATCTTCCATGAATATGCCATCGACGTGGCACAGGCCTGTCACGAACGTGGTATCAAGTCGGTCGCCGTGACGGCCGGTTATGTGACTGCAGAGCCCCGCAAGGAGTTCTATCGCTACATGGATGCGGCCAACGTGGATCTGAAGGGCTTCACGGAAGACTTCTACTGGAAGCTCTCCGGTGGCCATCTGCGGCCGGTCCTGGAGACGCTGGAATACCTCAGGCACGAGACGCAGGTCTGGTTCGAGCTGACTACGCTGCTGATCCCCGGCCATAACGATTCCAGCGACGAGATCGAGCGCATGTGCCGCTGGGTGGTCGAGCACCTCGGTCCGGGGGTCCCCATGCACTTCAGTGCCTTCCATCCGGATTGGAAGATGTCGGATGTGCCACCGACACCGGCGGCCACCCTGGCGCGGGCGCGCCACATTGCCCTCGAGCAGGGCGTGCGGTATGCCTACACCGGCAATGTGCACGACCCGGGCGGGCAGAGTACCTACTGTCATCAGTGTGGTGAACTGCTGATCGCGCGCGACGGCTACGTGCTCGGTGACTGGAATCTGACACCGGCGGGTGGCTGCCGGCGCTGCGGTACGCCACTGGCCGGTGTCTTCGAGGCCGTCCCCGGTCGCTGGGGCGCCCGACGCCAGCCGGTCGACATGACACACTACGCCTGA
- the glgC gene encoding glucose-1-phosphate adenylyltransferase translates to MRTGHTRRFVSRLTRNTLALILAGGRGSRLKHLTLWRAKPAVPFGGKFRIIDFPLSNCLNSGIRSIGVLTQYKAHSLIQHIHRGWNFLRGEFGEFVELLPAQQRIEVSWYQGTADAVYQNLDIIRNHRPDFVLILAGDHIYKMDYGPMIAEHVKRGADMTVGCIEVDLARASAFGVMSVDDEGCVVGFQEKPEQPAPMPGHTDVALASMGIYVFNTEFLYQELIRDADDDASEHDFGKNVLPHIIKDSKVIAYSFRDEETGKQAYWRDVGTVDAFWEANLELIGVTPELNLYDEEWPIWTYQEQLPPAKFVFDDDDRRGMAVDSMVSGGCIVSGARVRHSLLFSNVRLHAHTVVEDTVVLPNVNIGPDCRITRAVIDKGCRIPAGTVVGEDPVEDARRFHVSEGGVVLITPEMLGQELHHVR, encoded by the coding sequence ATGCGTACCGGACACACCCGGCGCTTCGTCAGCCGCCTCACCCGCAATACCCTCGCGCTCATCCTGGCGGGAGGGCGGGGATCCCGCCTCAAACACCTGACGCTATGGCGCGCCAAACCGGCGGTACCTTTCGGGGGTAAGTTCCGCATCATCGACTTCCCGCTGTCCAACTGTCTGAATTCGGGGATCCGCAGCATCGGTGTCCTCACCCAGTACAAGGCGCACTCGCTCATCCAGCATATCCACCGTGGCTGGAATTTTCTGCGCGGTGAGTTCGGCGAGTTCGTCGAGTTGTTGCCGGCGCAACAGCGCATCGAGGTGTCGTGGTATCAGGGGACGGCCGACGCCGTCTACCAGAACCTCGATATCATCCGTAACCATCGGCCGGATTTCGTACTGATCCTGGCCGGGGATCACATCTACAAGATGGATTACGGCCCCATGATCGCAGAACACGTCAAGCGCGGTGCTGACATGACGGTCGGCTGCATCGAGGTCGACCTGGCGCGCGCCAGCGCCTTCGGTGTCATGAGCGTGGACGACGAGGGCTGTGTAGTGGGTTTCCAGGAAAAACCCGAACAGCCTGCACCCATGCCAGGACACACGGACGTCGCACTGGCCTCGATGGGCATCTATGTCTTCAACACGGAATTTCTCTATCAGGAACTGATCCGCGATGCGGACGACGACGCATCGGAGCACGATTTCGGTAAGAACGTCCTGCCGCACATCATCAAGGACAGCAAGGTGATCGCTTATTCGTTCCGTGACGAGGAGACCGGCAAGCAGGCCTATTGGAGGGATGTCGGTACCGTGGATGCCTTCTGGGAGGCCAACCTGGAACTGATCGGTGTCACCCCGGAGCTCAATCTCTATGATGAGGAGTGGCCCATCTGGACCTATCAGGAACAGCTGCCACCCGCCAAATTCGTCTTCGACGACGATGACCGGCGCGGTATGGCGGTGGACTCCATGGTCTCCGGTGGCTGCATCGTCTCCGGTGCGCGGGTGCGCCATTCGCTGCTGTTCTCCAACGTGAGGCTGCACGCGCATACGGTGGTCGAGGACACCGTGGTGTTGCCCAACGTGAACATAGGCCCGGACTGCCGTATCACGCGCGCAGTCATCGACAAGGGCTGCCGGATCCCGGCGGGCACGGTGGTCGGAGAGGACCCCGTCGAGGATGCACGGCGCTTCCATGTCTCGGAGGGGGGTGTCGTGCTGATCACACCGGAGATGCTTGGCCAGGAGCTGCACCATGTCCGCTGA
- a CDS encoding retroviral-like aspartic protease family protein: protein MQHSRHWAVLAATIVAGPAAAADFDSNIPMQERGAATYYVAGEIAGVGAVDLMVDTGSGYMTINEETLGILREAGGVVYVKELSGILADGSRMTVPVYRLGQVRIGPVCTLYDVEAAVFPGKTRQILGLSALRQAAPFIFSMDPPKLVLSNCVERVAEAGGKTS, encoded by the coding sequence ATGCAGCACAGCAGACACTGGGCGGTCCTGGCCGCCACCATCGTGGCCGGACCGGCGGCCGCCGCCGATTTCGACAGCAACATCCCCATGCAGGAGCGGGGCGCGGCAACGTACTATGTAGCGGGGGAGATCGCGGGTGTCGGCGCCGTCGATCTGATGGTCGACACGGGCTCCGGGTATATGACGATCAACGAAGAGACGCTGGGGATACTGCGGGAAGCGGGCGGGGTGGTCTACGTCAAGGAGTTGTCCGGTATCCTCGCCGACGGCAGCAGAATGACGGTGCCGGTATACCGTCTGGGCCAGGTGCGGATCGGCCCGGTCTGTACGCTCTACGACGTCGAGGCGGCGGTGTTCCCCGGCAAGACCCGGCAGATCCTCGGTTTGAGCGCCCTGCGGCAGGCGGCGCCGTTCATCTTCTCCATGGATCCGCCCAAACTGGTGTTGAGCAACTGCGTCGAACGGGTGGCCGAGGCGGGCGGCAAGACCTCCTGA
- the glgB gene encoding 1,4-alpha-glucan branching protein GlgB gives MSQTAKPPIDLLGPDLRQIAAARHHDPFTVLGRHPHGGGERVLAYLPGARGVRLVETDAALTRIPNSDFFTWQGRAGTVPQRYRLEWVDDHGATRTAYDPYCFPAQVSDFDLHLFGEGRHWHAYRFMGAHPHRCDDIDGVRFAVWAPSAERVSVVGDFNGWDGRRHPMRVRGGSGIWELFIPGLAPGQFYKYEIRNREHGSIHLKTDPYGQEFEYRPGTAARVPDIDEYAWDDADWLRARHDHDWLHAPMSIYEVHLGSWRRDPQGRFLSYRELAEQLIPYVQDQGFTHIELLPITEHPLDDSWGYQATGYYAPTSRHGTPDDFRFFVDQCHQHGIGVILDWAPGHFPKDDHALARFDGSALYEHADPRRGEHRDWGTLIFNYGRNEVRNFLLSSALYWIEECHIDGLRVDAVASMLYLDYSRDAGDWLPNIYGGRENLEAIDFLRQLNEVTQGRHPGTLMIAEESTAWPQVTRPPYVGGLGFSMKWNMGWMHDTLVYFSKDTVYRHYHHAQLTFGLLYAFTENFVLPFSHDEVVHGKSSMLHKMPGDEWQQFANLRLLYTYMWTYPGKKLLFMGSEFGQRSEWNCNAPLEWQALDYAPHAGVHSLMRDLNHLYRNEPALHACEFEAEGFAWIDCHDAAKSVISYQRHAEAELLVNVFNFTPVVHEEYRLGVPEHGRYRVLLNSDSLFYGGSNVGEQILHTEPTPWMGHPYSIALTLPPLAGVVLKREG, from the coding sequence ATGTCTCAGACCGCGAAACCGCCGATCGACCTACTCGGACCCGACCTTCGTCAGATCGCCGCGGCCCGGCATCATGACCCCTTCACTGTGCTGGGACGCCATCCACACGGTGGTGGCGAGCGTGTCCTGGCCTATCTGCCGGGGGCACGGGGCGTACGGCTGGTCGAGACCGACGCGGCGCTCACCCGGATACCAAATTCCGACTTCTTCACCTGGCAGGGACGCGCCGGCACCGTGCCACAGCGCTACCGTCTGGAATGGGTCGATGACCACGGTGCCACGCGAACGGCCTACGACCCCTACTGTTTCCCGGCGCAGGTGAGCGACTTCGACCTGCACCTGTTCGGCGAGGGCCGGCACTGGCACGCCTACCGTTTCATGGGTGCCCACCCACATCGCTGCGACGACATCGACGGTGTCCGCTTCGCCGTCTGGGCACCGAGCGCTGAGCGGGTCAGTGTGGTGGGCGACTTCAACGGCTGGGACGGGCGCCGCCACCCCATGCGCGTGCGCGGTGGCAGTGGTATCTGGGAGCTGTTCATTCCCGGCCTCGCACCGGGACAGTTCTACAAATACGAGATCCGCAACCGCGAACACGGCAGCATCCACCTCAAGACAGATCCCTATGGGCAGGAATTCGAGTACCGCCCCGGCACCGCCGCGCGCGTCCCGGACATCGATGAGTATGCATGGGATGACGCCGACTGGTTGCGCGCGCGCCACGACCACGACTGGCTGCATGCGCCCATGTCGATCTATGAAGTGCATCTCGGCTCCTGGCGGCGCGACCCGCAGGGCAGATTCCTGAGCTATCGCGAGCTGGCCGAGCAGCTTATCCCGTATGTGCAGGACCAGGGCTTCACCCATATCGAACTGCTGCCGATCACGGAACACCCGCTGGACGATTCCTGGGGCTATCAGGCCACCGGCTACTACGCACCGACCAGCCGTCACGGTACGCCCGACGATTTCCGCTTCTTCGTCGACCAGTGCCATCAGCACGGCATCGGCGTCATCCTCGACTGGGCACCCGGCCACTTCCCCAAGGATGACCACGCCCTGGCCCGCTTCGACGGCAGCGCGCTCTACGAACACGCGGACCCGCGGCGGGGCGAACACCGCGACTGGGGCACCCTGATCTTCAACTACGGCCGCAACGAGGTGCGCAATTTCCTGCTCTCGTCCGCCCTGTATTGGATCGAGGAGTGCCATATCGACGGCCTGCGCGTGGATGCCGTCGCCTCGATGCTCTACCTGGATTATTCACGCGATGCCGGCGACTGGCTCCCGAACATCTACGGTGGGCGCGAGAACCTGGAGGCGATCGACTTTCTCCGTCAGCTCAACGAAGTCACTCAGGGCCGCCATCCCGGCACGCTGATGATCGCCGAGGAATCCACCGCCTGGCCGCAGGTCACACGCCCCCCCTACGTCGGTGGCCTGGGCTTCTCGATGAAGTGGAACATGGGTTGGATGCACGACACCCTGGTGTATTTCAGCAAAGACACGGTGTACCGGCACTACCACCATGCCCAGCTCACCTTCGGCCTGCTGTACGCCTTCACCGAAAACTTCGTCCTGCCTTTCTCACACGACGAGGTCGTGCATGGCAAGTCGTCCATGCTGCACAAGATGCCGGGCGACGAATGGCAGCAGTTCGCCAACCTGCGCCTGCTGTACACCTACATGTGGACCTATCCGGGTAAAAAACTGCTGTTCATGGGTTCAGAGTTCGGGCAACGCTCGGAATGGAACTGCAACGCACCGTTGGAATGGCAGGCACTGGACTATGCCCCGCACGCCGGCGTGCACAGCCTGATGCGCGACCTCAACCACCTGTACCGGAACGAACCCGCGCTGCACGCCTGCGAATTCGAGGCCGAAGGCTTCGCCTGGATCGACTGCCACGACGCCGCGAAGTCGGTCATCAGCTACCAGCGCCACGCCGAGGCCGAGCTCCTGGTGAACGTCTTCAACTTCACGCCGGTGGTGCATGAGGAGTATCGGTTGGGGGTACCCGAGCACGGTCGCTACCGGGTACTGCTGAACTCGGACTCACTCTTCTACGGGGGCAGTAACGTCGGCGAACAGATCCTGCACACCGAACCCACGCCGTGGATGGGTCACCCATACTCCATCGCCCTCACCCTACCGCCGCTCGCGGGGGTGGTGCTGAAGCGGGAAGGGTGA